TGTGACGCTTCAGCATTTTCAAGACTGCCATGAAAGGCTTTAAGCAGCGCCACCCCCGCCAAAATAATCACAAGCGGCAGTATAACCGCCGAGGCCCGCAGCAAACGTGCACGCAGTGACAGGGATACGGCGGCTTCTGAACTCACGCGGCGGATCCGCCTCCAAGGGCAAAGCGATAGCCCAGGCCACGCACGGTGGTAATCGGTTGCAGACTTTGATCCGGATCCAGCTTTTGCCGCAGGCGTCGGATGAACACCTCCAGCACGTTGCTGTCTCGGTCATAGTCCTGATGATAAAGATGTTCGGTCAGTTCTGCCTTGGAGATGGTTTTGCCGGCGTTGAGCATCAGATACTCAAGCGTGCGGTACTCGTAGCTGGTCAGTCTGACCTCAGTGCCGTTCAGGCTCACCACCCGAGCCGCGGTATCCAGTTCCAGAGGGCCATAGCGCAATATCGGACTGGCATGGCCGGATGCACGGCGCACCAATGCATTCAGACGCGCCAACAGCTCTTCGGTGTGGAAGGGTTTGGCCAGATAATCGTCCGCACCGGCTTCCAGACCTTCGACCTTGTCCTGCCAATCACCACGCGCCGTCAAAACCAGTACGGGCATGGTGTGTCCCTCTTCCCGCCACTGCCGAATCAGGTCCAGACCGGACATCTCCGGCAGGCCGATATCAACCACCGCGATATCGTATTCATACTCCTGACCGAGATAAAGCGCTTCACGACCACTGCCGGTCTGCTCAATAGTGTAACCCCGCTGCTCCAGCAGGTTGCACAACTGCCTTCTCAGGTCGGCATCATCTTCAACTATCAGGGCCTTCATCAGTCAGCTGCCTCCACTATCTCATCAGGTAACAACATCTTGCCACTGGCGGCGTCCACCAGTACTTCACGGATACGTCCCTGTTCCAGCAGGCGGATGGTATAAACAGGCACCCCCTCGTGTTCAATCAGTTCCGCCTTGATCACCTCCCCTCCCAGCTCATCGCGTACACGCTTGGAAGCCTGCAGTAAATTAACCGCCACAGGGGTACGAGCACCGGAACCCTCGACAGGCTCCGCCGACAGCAATGGGCTTACACTCCAAAGCTGCAGGGTAATCAACAGGGCTGTAATCACAGCGGTATGTACAGAGCGGTGATGACGCTCGGCTGGCATGGTTCTACCTCATGTGACCTTCTATGGTCGGCGAACGGTTGCGGCTGAACCGCAACCGATTTCACCCGTCAATGGATGCATAGGCTAAAGATCCTGATCTGAATCGCGCGTGAACGTCAGCCGCACTTACGACAGGTGCGCATGCCCAGCAGGCTGTAAAGAGGGCAGGTTCCGGAGATGGCGATCGCGATGATCGGCACGCCAATCAACCCCCACCATGTCTGAGGTCCAAAAAAGATCAGTACAATCAGCACCAATCCAATCAGGATTCGCACCAGTTGATCCAGTACACCGATATTGCGTTCCATATTGCAGTCTCCTCGATGATATTTCAGCTCTGCCGGGTACGCTTGCGACGTTGTACCAGCAGCAGATACCTCAGGTTATAGGCAAATCCGATCAGCAGTACCAGCGGTGCACTGAGCACAAACAGCCAACCCAGCGCCGGTACACCAAATGTCTGCCCCAGCCACAGGCTGAGAATACAGATCAGTGCCAATGGAATGCCGGTTTTCATCAACCGTCGCAGCCAGATATCAGAGCCGATCCTGTTATTTTCCTGCATCAGATACTCCTTATATCTGTGTCGAGCATAGAGCCGCCGGCGGTTTGGTTCAAGCGCTGCCCAGTTCAATCTGGGGCGGGTTAAAGGGCATATCAAAGGCCGCGGCTACCCCGGCACAGGCAACACGACCCGAATGGATGTTCAGCCCGTGAATAAAGCCCGGGATATCCTGCAAGGCCCGGCGCCACTCATGCTGTGCCAGTGCTTCGATATAGGGCAGGGTTGCATTGGTCAAGGCCAGCGTGGCGGTACGGGCAACCGCCCCCGGCATGTTGGCGACACAGTAATGGATGATGCCATCCACTTCGAACACCGGGTCGGCATGGGTTGTCGGGCGGCTGGTTTCGAAACACCCACCCTGATCGATCGCCACATCCACCAATACTGCACCTGGCCGCATCAGCCCCAGCATACCGCGTGTCACCAGCTTCGGCGCTGCCGCACCGGGCAGCAGCACGGCCCCAATAACCAGATCGGCCTGAGCCAGCTGCTGCTCAATATTTTCCTGCGTAGAGTAAAGGGTGATCAGCTCTCCGTTGAAACGCTCATCCAGCTGCCGCAGTCGGGCAATGGACTTGTCCAGCAGGCATACCTGTGCGCCCATACCCAGCGCAATTCTGGCCGCGTTTTCGCCCACTACTCCGCCGCCAATAATCATCACCCGCCCCGGGCTCACGCCCGGTACACCGCCGA
This DNA window, taken from Marinobacterium iners, encodes the following:
- a CDS encoding response regulator transcription factor, translated to MKALIVEDDADLRRQLCNLLEQRGYTIEQTGSGREALYLGQEYEYDIAVVDIGLPEMSGLDLIRQWREEGHTMPVLVLTARGDWQDKVEGLEAGADDYLAKPFHTEELLARLNALVRRASGHASPILRYGPLELDTAARVVSLNGTEVRLTSYEYRTLEYLMLNAGKTISKAELTEHLYHQDYDRDSNVLEVFIRRLRQKLDPDQSLQPITTVRGLGYRFALGGGSAA
- a CDS encoding PepSY domain-containing protein, whose translation is MPAERHHRSVHTAVITALLITLQLWSVSPLLSAEPVEGSGARTPVAVNLLQASKRVRDELGGEVIKAELIEHEGVPVYTIRLLEQGRIREVLVDAASGKMLLPDEIVEAAD
- a CDS encoding YgaP family membrane protein, translating into MERNIGVLDQLVRILIGLVLIVLIFFGPQTWWGLIGVPIIAIAISGTCPLYSLLGMRTCRKCG
- the ald gene encoding alanine dehydrogenase; translation: MRVGVPKEIKNHEYRVGMTPMGVRELTEQGHQVQVEQNAGAAVGFSDADYEQAGAVIVDDPRAVFTWADLIVKVKEPQPDECSWLSADQVLFTYLHLAADRQLTDALLASGCTAIGYETVEDQHGGLPLLAPMSEVAGRMAVQAGAHCLEKAQGGRGVLLGGVPGVSPGRVMIIGGGVVGENAARIALGMGAQVCLLDKSIARLRQLDERFNGELITLYSTQENIEQQLAQADLVIGAVLLPGAAAPKLVTRGMLGLMRPGAVLVDVAIDQGGCFETSRPTTHADPVFEVDGIIHYCVANMPGAVARTATLALTNATLPYIEALAQHEWRRALQDIPGFIHGLNIHSGRVACAGVAAAFDMPFNPPQIELGSA